The Leucobacter chromiiresistens genome has a window encoding:
- a CDS encoding Lrp/AsnC family transcriptional regulator has product MTERDHAASHLDLDELDRKLIAALQVDGRTPFSSLAQDLGVSASSVRYRVQRLQESGLFQIVGIANPLNIGFDRLALIGIKCEPGTAPSVCEALAELTETSYVVLTSGGFDVMVEVVCRDIEHYTDLMFSTLQQVPGVVSTESFFVLKAHKLAYGWGVGDGS; this is encoded by the coding sequence ATGACGGAGCGCGACCACGCGGCATCCCACCTCGATCTCGACGAGCTGGATCGCAAGCTCATCGCCGCCCTGCAGGTCGATGGCCGCACGCCGTTCAGCAGCCTGGCGCAGGATCTGGGGGTGTCGGCGTCGTCGGTGCGGTATCGCGTGCAGCGGTTGCAGGAGAGCGGGCTCTTCCAGATCGTCGGCATCGCGAACCCGCTGAACATCGGGTTCGACCGGCTCGCCCTCATCGGCATCAAGTGCGAGCCGGGCACCGCCCCGTCGGTGTGCGAGGCGCTCGCCGAGCTGACGGAGACCAGCTACGTCGTGCTCACGAGCGGCGGGTTCGACGTCATGGTCGAGGTGGTGTGCCGCGATATCGAGCACTACACCGACCTGATGTTCAGCACCCTGCAGCAGGTGCCCGGGGTCGTGTCGACCGAGTCGTTCTTCGTGCTGAAGGCGCACAAGCTCGCCTACGGCTGGGGCGTCGGCGACGGATCCTGA
- a CDS encoding alpha/beta fold hydrolase — protein MSITEERVEFDFVDAHGVEIRCYEWRAADAVGVVQISHGIGEHALRYDAFARHLAAIGFTVVADDHRGHGETGRRQHDGDLSRLGRLGTGGLPAAEAGVRQLAEIARERHPGLPLVVFAHSWGSLMAQRIMNEHPRTWDAVVLSGSAFRTFRHMESGNLNARWDAPEANGFEWLSRDPSVSEAFANDPLCFEADILRLFGVADGLRLFGKPGSGLAPEVPILIVSGSDDPLSRGDGIRLLAEAYRAKGVRDVTVRLYPGARHEILQETNRDEVFADVATWIQERVASD, from the coding sequence ATGAGCATCACGGAAGAGCGCGTCGAGTTCGACTTCGTCGACGCACACGGCGTCGAGATCCGCTGCTACGAGTGGCGCGCCGCCGACGCGGTGGGCGTCGTGCAGATCTCCCACGGCATCGGCGAGCACGCCCTCCGGTACGACGCATTCGCCCGGCATCTCGCCGCCATCGGCTTCACGGTCGTCGCCGACGACCACCGCGGGCACGGCGAGACGGGTCGGCGGCAGCACGACGGCGATCTCTCGCGCCTCGGCAGGCTCGGCACCGGCGGGCTGCCCGCCGCCGAGGCGGGGGTGCGGCAGCTCGCCGAGATCGCGCGCGAGCGCCATCCGGGGCTGCCGCTCGTCGTCTTCGCCCACTCGTGGGGGTCGCTCATGGCGCAGCGCATCATGAACGAGCACCCGCGCACCTGGGACGCGGTGGTGCTCTCGGGGTCGGCGTTCCGCACCTTCCGCCACATGGAGAGCGGCAACCTCAACGCCCGGTGGGATGCGCCCGAGGCGAACGGGTTCGAGTGGCTGAGCCGCGACCCCTCGGTCTCCGAGGCCTTCGCGAACGATCCGCTGTGCTTCGAAGCCGACATCCTCCGCCTCTTCGGGGTCGCCGACGGTCTGCGACTGTTCGGCAAGCCGGGCTCGGGGCTCGCGCCCGAGGTGCCGATCCTCATCGTCTCCGGATCCGACGATCCGCTGAGCCGCGGCGACGGCATCCGACTGCTCGCCGAGGCGTACCGCGCGAAGGGCGTGCGCGACGTGACCGTGAGGCTCTACCCCGGCGCACGCCACGAGATCCTGCAGGAGACCAACCGCGACGAGGTGTTCGCCGATGTCGCCACGTGGATCCAGGAGCGCGTCGCCAGCGACTGA
- a CDS encoding lipoate--protein ligase family protein: MHGEYKVPGGKLVVVDFDVVDDRITDFRLSGDFFLEPDDALACIDAAIEGHHPNGTIEEFATAIRQALPSEVHLLGFTPDSVGVAIRRAVTGAAHWRDYDWQIVHEPPIAPVLNAALDEVLTAAVGEGLRGPTLRIWEWNAPAVFIGSFQSVKNEVDEEQAKARHAQIVRRISGGGAMYMEPEACITYALYVPGELVRGMSFADSYAYLDEWVLEALKSLGIDAVYKPLNDITSPQGKIGGAAQKRLGSGAVLHHVTMAYDMDAGAMTQVLRIGREKLSDKGTASAEKRVDPLRSQTGLPREEIIERMIEVFKRRHGGTDGEVTEGEWDAAERLVEKKFLTEEWIRRVP; encoded by the coding sequence ATGCACGGCGAGTACAAGGTTCCTGGCGGCAAGCTGGTCGTCGTCGACTTCGACGTCGTCGACGACCGCATCACCGACTTCCGCCTGTCGGGCGACTTCTTCCTGGAGCCCGACGACGCGCTCGCCTGCATCGACGCGGCCATCGAGGGCCACCACCCGAACGGCACGATCGAGGAGTTCGCCACCGCCATCCGACAGGCCCTCCCCAGCGAGGTGCACCTGCTCGGCTTCACGCCCGACTCGGTGGGCGTCGCGATCCGCCGCGCCGTGACGGGCGCCGCGCACTGGCGCGACTACGACTGGCAGATCGTGCACGAGCCGCCCATCGCCCCCGTGCTGAACGCGGCCCTCGACGAGGTGCTCACCGCGGCCGTCGGCGAGGGCCTGCGCGGGCCGACGCTGCGCATCTGGGAGTGGAACGCCCCCGCCGTCTTCATCGGCAGCTTCCAGTCGGTGAAGAACGAGGTCGACGAGGAGCAGGCGAAGGCGCGGCACGCCCAGATCGTGCGCCGCATCTCGGGCGGCGGGGCGATGTACATGGAGCCGGAGGCGTGCATCACCTACGCGCTGTACGTGCCGGGCGAGCTCGTGCGGGGCATGAGCTTCGCCGACTCGTACGCGTACCTCGACGAGTGGGTGCTCGAAGCGCTGAAGTCGCTCGGCATCGACGCCGTGTACAAGCCGCTGAACGACATCACGAGCCCGCAGGGCAAGATCGGCGGAGCCGCCCAGAAGCGACTCGGATCGGGCGCCGTGCTGCACCACGTCACCATGGCGTACGACATGGATGCGGGCGCCATGACGCAGGTGCTGCGCATCGGCCGGGAGAAGCTCTCAGACAAGGGCACCGCGAGCGCCGAGAAGCGCGTCGACCCGCTGCGCAGCCAGACCGGCCTGCCCCGGGAGGAGATCATCGAGCGCATGATCGAGGTCTTCAAGCGCCGGCACGGCGGCACCGACGGCGAGGTCACCGAGGGCGAGTGGGACGCCGCCGAGCGGCTCGTCGAGAAGAAGTTCCTGACGGAGGAGTGGATCCGCCGGGTGCCGTAG
- a CDS encoding sensor histidine kinase codes for MVNHSSGSTRRSARLHRLGRDYALIMPGFLLSLLAFVVLVPLLALSIGTFVVWIGALLLPLTLRTASAAAQLSRARVRAWGADLPPAHYASPSPGLRGQLLLLAEPRRWADLAFETLIAFPLRTVTAVLAITWTAVALGGVTYAAWGVFLPPHEQTFPGIAIEAATGAEAGTYTHSHLVNAGFNFVVGVVFLLLLPAVLRGLARLDVLVTTAALGQVAPGGGADASSELSAAPAGAPGTSAGGAPQTSAGGLAAGRPVSWSAENWAWIAAAFVAVVALAVGWPVLAALYGVHVAIAMVIAAGQAVAVVLVVRWPAAGIAVQTAAAVATVLASASTHAAWPWPWPVMALLVQAVLVLIVALRRHWLWAAAAWAAPQAAVALAAAGVGVDGAAGASMIVSASVSAAILAGGVLGRQWLANRGALREERRTSAGLSAQRRELEERNRIARELHDVVAHSMSVISVQATTAKYRFPELGDDAEREFASIAGSSRQALAEMRGLLTLLRSTDEDHGAPLAPQPTIAEIPALVAATRRSGLRIALVVEGVPDASALAPAVGLTAYRMVQESLSNAMRHAPGAEVSVSVRAGAGALEIDVVNGAATTSGQHAAPGSGLGLAGVRERVEALGGTVAFGPTAEGFAVRARLPLG; via the coding sequence ATGGTGAACCACTCCTCGGGCAGCACCCGACGCTCCGCTCGACTGCACCGCCTGGGGCGCGATTACGCCCTCATCATGCCGGGGTTCCTGCTCTCGCTCCTGGCGTTCGTCGTGCTCGTGCCGCTCCTGGCGCTCTCGATCGGCACGTTCGTCGTGTGGATCGGCGCCCTGCTGCTCCCGCTGACGCTGCGCACCGCCTCGGCAGCCGCGCAGCTGTCGCGCGCTCGGGTGCGCGCCTGGGGCGCAGACCTGCCCCCTGCGCACTACGCGAGCCCGTCGCCGGGCCTGCGCGGGCAGCTGCTGCTGCTCGCCGAACCGCGCCGCTGGGCCGACCTGGCGTTCGAGACGCTCATCGCGTTCCCCCTCCGCACGGTGACCGCGGTGCTGGCGATCACCTGGACGGCGGTCGCGCTCGGCGGCGTCACGTACGCCGCATGGGGCGTCTTCCTCCCGCCGCATGAGCAGACGTTTCCGGGCATCGCGATCGAAGCGGCGACCGGTGCCGAGGCCGGCACCTACACCCACTCGCACCTCGTGAACGCCGGGTTCAACTTCGTAGTGGGCGTCGTCTTCCTGCTGCTGCTGCCCGCGGTGCTGCGCGGCCTCGCCCGACTCGACGTGCTCGTGACCACCGCCGCGCTCGGCCAGGTGGCGCCGGGCGGCGGTGCGGATGCGTCTTCCGAGCTCTCAGCCGCTCCCGCCGGGGCGCCCGGAACCTCCGCGGGTGGGGCGCCCCAAACCTCCGCGGGCGGGCTCGCAGCAGGCCGCCCCGTCTCGTGGTCGGCCGAGAACTGGGCGTGGATCGCGGCGGCGTTCGTGGCGGTCGTCGCACTCGCGGTGGGCTGGCCGGTGCTCGCGGCCCTCTACGGGGTTCACGTCGCAATCGCGATGGTCATCGCGGCAGGGCAGGCGGTCGCCGTGGTGCTCGTGGTGCGCTGGCCCGCGGCGGGCATCGCGGTGCAGACGGCGGCGGCGGTCGCGACCGTGCTCGCGAGCGCGTCGACGCATGCCGCGTGGCCGTGGCCCTGGCCGGTCATGGCGCTGCTCGTGCAGGCCGTGCTCGTGCTGATCGTCGCGCTGCGCCGCCACTGGCTCTGGGCGGCGGCCGCGTGGGCCGCCCCGCAAGCGGCGGTGGCGCTCGCCGCGGCCGGCGTCGGCGTCGACGGCGCCGCGGGGGCCAGCATGATCGTGTCGGCGTCGGTCTCGGCCGCGATTCTCGCCGGGGGCGTGCTCGGGCGCCAGTGGCTCGCGAATCGCGGGGCGTTGCGCGAGGAGCGGCGCACGAGCGCGGGGCTGAGCGCTCAGCGGCGCGAGCTCGAGGAGCGCAACCGCATCGCCCGCGAGCTCCACGACGTCGTGGCGCACAGCATGTCGGTGATCAGCGTGCAGGCGACCACGGCGAAGTACCGCTTCCCCGAGCTCGGCGACGATGCGGAGCGCGAGTTCGCGTCGATCGCGGGGTCGTCGCGGCAGGCTCTCGCCGAGATGCGCGGCCTGCTCACGCTGCTGCGATCCACCGATGAGGATCACGGCGCCCCGCTCGCCCCGCAGCCCACGATCGCCGAGATCCCGGCGCTCGTCGCAGCGACTCGCCGCTCCGGCCTGCGCATCGCGCTCGTCGTGGAGGGGGTGCCCGACGCATCGGCGCTCGCCCCGGCGGTCGGCCTGACCGCGTACCGCATGGTGCAGGAGTCGCTCAGCAATGCGATGCGCCACGCGCCCGGCGCCGAGGTCTCCGTGTCGGTGCGGGCGGGGGCCGGCGCGCTCGAGATCGACGTGGTGAACGGCGCGGCGACGACGAGCGGCCAGCACGCCGCGCCCGGGTCGGGGCTCGGCCTCGCCGGAGTGCGGGAGCGCGTGGAGGCGCTCGGCGGCACCGTCGCGTTCGGCCCGACCGCAGAGGGCTTCGCGGTGCGGGCGCGCCTGCCGCTGGGGTGA
- a CDS encoding exporter DMT family membrane protein — protein sequence MIAGATALNVVALGLAPISIVQPVGALALIVAVVISARSSGLRISAGLAAGIVLTVLAVAAFVTISAGHARDAQPTEERMLQLAALLCGCVAFGLLLAAGRAGHHARVAAAGVVYGAVVSAMHVVAVAGVATLRRDGADGPDGAHGAPNGALILLLLGLLLAAALAGLWLVQTAYASGPPETVLAGLTVLDPLVAVGIGMLLLGEYAPLPQAAVAGLAVSGAAAAAGIVLIARHHPELTDPAAPMAPHRDAVGAAPQNRRS from the coding sequence GTGATCGCGGGCGCCACGGCGCTCAACGTCGTCGCCCTCGGGCTCGCGCCGATCTCCATCGTGCAGCCCGTCGGCGCACTGGCGCTCATCGTGGCGGTCGTCATCAGCGCCCGCTCGTCGGGTTTGCGCATCTCGGCGGGCCTGGCGGCGGGCATCGTGCTCACCGTGCTCGCGGTCGCCGCGTTCGTCACCATCAGCGCCGGTCACGCCCGCGATGCGCAGCCGACGGAGGAGCGGATGCTGCAGCTCGCCGCGCTGCTGTGCGGCTGCGTCGCGTTCGGGCTGCTGCTCGCAGCGGGTCGCGCGGGGCATCACGCCCGGGTGGCCGCCGCGGGCGTGGTCTACGGCGCCGTCGTATCGGCGATGCACGTCGTGGCGGTCGCGGGCGTCGCGACGCTGCGCCGAGACGGCGCAGACGGACCGGATGGCGCGCACGGCGCGCCGAACGGCGCGCTGATCCTGCTGCTGCTCGGCCTGCTGCTGGCCGCCGCCCTCGCCGGGCTCTGGCTGGTGCAGACCGCCTACGCGAGCGGGCCGCCCGAGACGGTGCTGGCGGGGCTGACGGTGCTCGATCCGCTCGTCGCCGTGGGCATCGGCATGCTGCTGCTCGGCGAGTACGCTCCGCTGCCGCAGGCGGCGGTGGCCGGGCTCGCGGTGAGCGGTGCGGCTGCGGCGGCCGGCATCGTGCTCATCGCGCGCCATCACCCCGAACTCACCGACCCCGCGGCGCCCATGGCGCCGCACCGCGACGCCGTTGGCGCCGCACCGCAGAATAGGAGAAGCTGA
- a CDS encoding response regulator, which yields MASTDRDRDRDRAPIRVAIIDDQAMVRQGFGALLDAQPDLSVVGSGSDGSEAVELVRRTRPDVILMDIRMPEMNGLDATRGVLAMPGLEHPRVIMLTTFDADEYVFSALQAGASGFLLKDATAEDLVAAVRVVAAGDALLAPSITSRLIADYVARPAPRDTSALLSGLTERELDVMKLIAVGKSNGEIAEHLFLSEQTVKTHVSRVLGKLGLRDRTQVVIAAYESGLVGVGR from the coding sequence ATGGCGTCGACAGACCGAGACCGCGACCGAGACCGAGCCCCCATCCGGGTGGCGATCATCGACGACCAGGCGATGGTGCGCCAGGGCTTCGGGGCGCTGCTCGACGCGCAACCCGATCTCTCCGTCGTCGGCAGCGGGTCGGACGGCAGCGAGGCCGTCGAGCTGGTGCGGCGCACGCGGCCCGACGTGATCCTCATGGATATCCGCATGCCCGAGATGAACGGCCTCGACGCGACCCGCGGCGTGCTCGCGATGCCCGGTCTCGAGCACCCGCGGGTCATCATGCTGACGACCTTCGACGCCGACGAGTACGTCTTCTCGGCGCTGCAGGCGGGGGCGAGCGGGTTCCTGCTGAAGGATGCGACCGCCGAAGACCTCGTCGCCGCCGTGCGCGTCGTGGCGGCCGGCGATGCTCTGCTCGCCCCGTCGATCACGAGCAGGCTCATCGCCGATTACGTCGCGCGCCCCGCTCCCCGCGACACCTCCGCGCTGCTGTCGGGGCTGACGGAGCGCGAACTCGACGTCATGAAGCTCATCGCGGTCGGCAAGTCGAACGGCGAGATCGCCGAGCACCTGTTCCTCTCCGAGCAGACCGTGAAGACGCACGTCTCGCGGGTGCTCGGCAAGCTCGGGCTGCGCGACCGCACGCAGGTCGTCATCGCGGCCTACGAGTCGGGGCTCGTCGGCGTGGGGCGCTGA
- a CDS encoding acyltransferase family protein: MTLAPSQPDRLALDTARLAPPFTHSRRTPAPHRPAAPHRSAASHRSAAPHRSAAPHRDTTIDAVRAGALLIVVVLHALMVGVELTPAGSLHPSVALSGEPWFAPMTWALQIMPLFFIAGGFASLAQWRRMQRRGDGAVAYITARTRRLAVPAALMIGSVGGALLLARAVGADAALVAEASLRIGQPLWFLAVYFAVTALVPVMARLHDRAPRLTVLALAIGVVCVDVANARFGVPVGYLNLVLVWPLMQQLGFMMRDGISVAVWPRRRLVCGLLGALAALLALVGGGWSPDLLENLNPPTTAIMLLGAAQFCALQLLRPRLDALTRAPRIARLISRANAAAMGVYLWHMPVILALVAVMWATGLPLPAPHSAAWWATRLPWLLTIACCVLPLAALIAPVERRVLDLLHAVAATPPAHPDAGAARTWAAVLSVVCGIAGTAVALLAGLASPLPYAAALALLALSIRCASLGGRVELPRRR; this comes from the coding sequence GTGACCCTCGCACCCTCGCAGCCCGACCGGCTCGCGCTCGACACCGCGCGCCTCGCCCCGCCCTTCACACACTCGCGCCGCACCCCCGCCCCGCACCGCCCGGCAGCGCCGCACCGCTCCGCAGCCTCGCACCGCTCCGCAGCCCCGCACCGCTCCGCAGCCCCGCACCGCGACACGACGATCGACGCCGTTCGGGCCGGCGCGCTGCTGATCGTCGTGGTGCTGCACGCGCTGATGGTCGGCGTGGAGCTCACCCCCGCCGGGTCGCTCCACCCGAGCGTCGCGCTCTCGGGCGAGCCCTGGTTCGCGCCGATGACCTGGGCGCTGCAGATCATGCCGCTGTTCTTCATCGCGGGCGGCTTCGCCTCGCTCGCGCAGTGGCGGCGCATGCAGCGCCGCGGGGACGGCGCCGTCGCCTACATCACGGCCCGCACGCGCCGGCTCGCGGTGCCCGCCGCGCTCATGATCGGGTCGGTCGGCGGGGCGCTGCTGCTCGCACGCGCCGTCGGCGCGGATGCAGCGCTCGTCGCGGAGGCGAGCCTGAGGATCGGCCAACCCCTGTGGTTCCTCGCCGTGTACTTCGCTGTGACCGCCCTCGTGCCGGTGATGGCGCGCCTGCACGACCGCGCGCCGCGGCTCACGGTGCTCGCGCTCGCGATCGGCGTCGTCTGCGTGGACGTGGCGAACGCCCGATTCGGCGTGCCCGTCGGATACCTGAACCTCGTGCTGGTCTGGCCGCTCATGCAGCAGCTCGGATTCATGATGCGCGACGGCATCTCCGTCGCCGTCTGGCCGCGGCGCCGCCTCGTCTGCGGGCTCCTCGGCGCCCTCGCGGCGCTGCTCGCGCTGGTCGGCGGCGGATGGTCGCCCGACCTGCTCGAGAACCTCAACCCGCCCACGACGGCGATCATGCTGCTCGGGGCCGCCCAGTTCTGCGCCCTGCAGCTGCTGCGCCCGCGGCTCGACGCACTGACGCGCGCGCCCCGCATCGCGCGCCTCATCTCACGCGCCAACGCCGCGGCGATGGGGGTGTACCTCTGGCACATGCCCGTGATCCTCGCGCTGGTGGCGGTGATGTGGGCGACCGGGCTGCCCCTGCCCGCTCCCCACTCCGCCGCCTGGTGGGCGACCCGCCTTCCGTGGCTGCTCACCATCGCATGCTGCGTGCTCCCGCTGGCGGCGCTCATCGCCCCGGTCGAACGGCGGGTGCTCGACCTGCTCCACGCGGTCGCTGCGACGCCGCCCGCGCACCCCGACGCCGGTGCCGCTCGCACGTGGGCCGCGGTGCTGAGCGTGGTGTGCGGGATCGCCGGCACCGCCGTCGCGCTGCTCGCGGGGCTGGCGTCGCCCCTGCCGTACGCGGCCGCGCTCGCGCTGCTCGCGCTGAGCATCCGCTGCGCGAGCCTGGGTGGGCGGGTTGAGCTGCCTCGACGTCGGTGA
- a CDS encoding quinone oxidoreductase family protein, whose product MTTMRAITVAQAGGPELLAFTEMPAPEAGPGELLVQTRAVGVNFIETYQRSGQYAVEYPFTPGGEAAGLVLEVGAGVEGFAAGDVVTTAEASGTYAERFVVSADRAVRVPDGIAADVAAAIPLQGLTAHYLATSAAQPREGDTVVVHAGAGGVGLLLTQLLVARGVRVLTTVSTPEKRELSLGAGAAEVFDYDDFARRAREATGGEGVAVVYDGVGARTFDDSLSALRVRGELVLFGAASGPVPPFDLQRLNSGGSLSVTRPSLGHFVRTAEERAWRYGEIFDALQAGRLDFRIGARFPLAEAEAAHRALESRATTGKVILEP is encoded by the coding sequence ATGACCACGATGCGCGCGATCACCGTTGCCCAGGCCGGCGGCCCCGAGCTGCTGGCGTTCACCGAGATGCCCGCCCCGGAGGCGGGGCCGGGCGAGCTGCTCGTGCAGACCCGGGCGGTGGGGGTGAACTTCATCGAGACCTACCAGCGCTCCGGGCAGTACGCGGTGGAGTACCCCTTCACCCCGGGCGGCGAGGCGGCCGGCCTGGTGCTCGAGGTCGGTGCGGGGGTCGAGGGCTTCGCCGCCGGTGACGTGGTCACAACGGCGGAGGCCTCGGGCACGTACGCCGAGCGGTTCGTGGTCTCGGCGGACCGCGCCGTGCGGGTGCCCGACGGGATCGCCGCCGACGTCGCCGCCGCCATCCCCCTGCAGGGGCTCACCGCGCACTACCTCGCCACGTCGGCCGCGCAGCCGCGCGAGGGGGACACGGTGGTGGTGCACGCCGGCGCAGGCGGCGTCGGCCTGCTGCTCACGCAGCTCCTGGTCGCGCGCGGGGTGCGGGTGCTCACGACGGTCTCGACCCCCGAGAAGCGCGAGCTGAGTCTCGGCGCCGGCGCCGCCGAGGTCTTCGACTACGACGATTTCGCTCGGCGCGCGCGGGAGGCGACCGGCGGCGAGGGCGTCGCGGTGGTCTACGACGGCGTCGGGGCGCGCACCTTCGACGATTCGCTGTCGGCGCTCCGGGTGCGCGGCGAGCTCGTGCTCTTCGGCGCGGCGAGCGGGCCGGTGCCGCCCTTCGACCTGCAGCGGCTCAACTCCGGGGGATCCCTCTCGGTCACGCGGCCGTCGCTCGGCCACTTCGTGCGCACGGCCGAGGAGCGCGCCTGGCGCTACGGCGAGATCTTCGACGCGCTGCAGGCGGGGCGACTCGACTTCCGCATCGGCGCGCGGTTCCCGCTCGCGGAGGCCGAGGCGGCGCACCGGGCGCTCGAATCGCGGGCGACCACGGGCAAGGTGATTCTCGAGCCGTAG
- a CDS encoding transcriptional regulator, whose translation MRDPVQPAFNDVIHSPVRLRICALMRRTDELEFAVIRDTLKLSDAHLSKNLKVLGDAGLATVRKVSSSSRADARRLTWVALTADGKRALEGHLAALAHIADGTPETLT comes from the coding sequence ATGAGGGATCCCGTGCAGCCCGCGTTCAACGATGTGATCCACTCACCAGTCCGTCTGCGCATCTGCGCACTGATGCGCCGAACTGACGAGCTCGAGTTCGCAGTCATTCGGGACACGCTCAAGCTCAGCGACGCCCACCTCTCGAAGAACCTGAAAGTGCTCGGCGACGCGGGTCTCGCCACGGTTCGCAAGGTGAGCTCTTCGAGTCGGGCCGATGCTCGTCGTCTCACCTGGGTCGCCCTCACCGCCGACGGGAAGCGGGCGCTCGAAGGGCATCTGGCTGCCCTCGCGCACATCGCAGACGGTACTCCCGAAACCCTGACCTGA